The Actinomycetota bacterium genome contains a region encoding:
- a CDS encoding acetyl-CoA decarbonylase/synthase complex subunit gamma encodes MALTGLDIFKHLPKTNCGDCGVPTCLAFAMKLAQGQAELVSCPHVSEEAAAALSAAAAPPMRGVTIGTGDLAFTVGEETVLFRHEKTFVNPAAIGVSIAVSASDDEIDTVVAQADAAVFERVQQVLRCGFVALRGSGDPARFRAVAERVSARTGLPLVLMSADPAEMGAALEAVGSRKPLIHAATEANLDAMVALATQHGCPLAVRAGGVEAVAALAERAAAAGVKDLVLDTAPATAGAALRDRVFERRAALDGRFAPLGYPCITFPGDFAGGDPLLETTYAAVDLAKYGSIIVLSGAEPWRMLPLLVLRQNVFTDPQRPMQAEAKIYEFGNPGPDAPLFVTTNFSLTYFIVSSELEGAKMPARLGVVDAEGLSVLTAWAAGKFVPERIAKFLNSSGVADAVSRREVIIPGAVAQISGELAEELSGWTVTVGPYEAADLPAYMRKRAS; translated from the coding sequence ATGGCTCTCACCGGACTGGACATCTTCAAGCACCTTCCGAAGACCAACTGCGGCGACTGCGGGGTGCCCACCTGCCTGGCGTTCGCCATGAAGCTGGCCCAGGGCCAGGCCGAGCTCGTCTCGTGCCCGCACGTCTCGGAGGAGGCGGCCGCAGCCCTGTCCGCGGCCGCCGCGCCGCCGATGCGCGGCGTCACCATCGGCACGGGCGACCTGGCGTTCACGGTCGGCGAAGAGACGGTGCTCTTCCGCCACGAGAAGACCTTCGTGAACCCGGCCGCCATCGGCGTGTCGATCGCCGTGTCGGCCTCCGACGACGAGATCGACACGGTGGTCGCGCAGGCCGACGCCGCGGTCTTCGAGCGCGTGCAGCAGGTGCTGCGGTGCGGCTTCGTGGCGCTGCGCGGCTCGGGCGACCCGGCACGCTTCCGTGCGGTCGCAGAGCGGGTCTCGGCAAGGACGGGGCTGCCGCTCGTGCTCATGTCGGCAGACCCCGCCGAGATGGGCGCCGCACTCGAGGCCGTCGGGTCGCGCAAGCCCCTCATCCACGCCGCCACCGAGGCGAACCTCGACGCGATGGTCGCGCTCGCCACCCAGCACGGCTGCCCGCTCGCGGTGCGCGCGGGCGGCGTCGAGGCCGTCGCCGCCCTCGCCGAGCGCGCCGCCGCCGCGGGCGTGAAGGACCTCGTCCTCGACACCGCACCCGCCACGGCCGGCGCCGCGCTGCGCGACCGGGTCTTCGAGCGGCGTGCGGCACTCGATGGCCGCTTCGCCCCGCTCGGCTACCCGTGCATCACGTTCCCCGGCGACTTCGCCGGCGGCGACCCACTTCTCGAGACCACCTACGCCGCGGTCGACCTGGCCAAGTACGGCAGCATCATCGTGCTGTCCGGTGCCGAGCCTTGGCGCATGCTGCCCCTGTTGGTACTGCGCCAGAACGTGTTCACGGACCCGCAGCGTCCCATGCAGGCCGAGGCCAAGATCTACGAGTTCGGCAATCCCGGCCCGGACGCGCCGCTGTTCGTGACCACGAACTTCTCGCTCACCTACTTCATCGTCTCCTCCGAGCTCGAGGGAGCGAAGATGCCCGCGCGCCTCGGCGTCGTCGACGCCGAAGGGCTGTCGGTACTGACCGCCTGGGCTGCGGGCAAGTTCGTGCCCGAGCGCATCGCCAAGTTCCTCAACAGCTCGGGCGTGGCGGACGCGGTCTCGCGCCGCGAGGTCATCATCCCCGGCGCGGTCGCCCAGATCTCCGGAGAGCTCGCCGAGGAACTGTCCGGCTGGACCGTGACCGTGGGCCCGTATGAGGCCGCCGACCTGCCCGCGTACATGAGGAAGCGCGCCTCCTGA
- a CDS encoding NADH-quinone oxidoreductase subunit NuoF, producing the protein MVTIRVCTGSGCAMQGSLAVAERFEVAADHAGIADRVRVVRTGCHGLCERGPIVIVGENDVFYPLVTEEMATAIIEHVAATGELVVDGFLFRSPETGEPITAYADVPFNAAQHRLVLGRCGHVDPEDIDDALALGAYEGLKRVLATFEPDALVEEMKASGLRGRGGAGFLTGQKWLFTRAAPGEVKYVICNADEGDPGAFMDRSVIEGDPHSVLEGMAVAAYAIGAHEGYVYVRAEYPLAVRRLRRAIESARERGFLGEDILGSGFGFDVRIKEGAGAFVCGEETALMASIAGDRGMPRVRPPFPATSGLWGKPTCINNVETLANVSWIAMHGAEEYAALGTSDSRGTKVFALTGKVRYSGLVEVPMGMTVRELVFDIGGGGQEGCTVKAVQIGGPSGGCLPVELFDTPIEYGALASVGAIVGSGGMVVVDEHTCMVDFARYFLSFTQDESCGKCVPCRIGTKRMLELVTRITEGRGADGDIEKLERLARDVQRASLCALGGTAPNPVLTTIRYFREEYEEHIREKRCRAGSCKELSRYVIDAELCKGCAVCKKHCPVGAIWGKVKEPHDISQDRCIKCGACAEHCPFDAISKV; encoded by the coding sequence ATCGTCACGATCCGCGTCTGCACCGGGTCGGGTTGCGCGATGCAGGGCTCGCTCGCGGTGGCCGAGCGCTTCGAGGTCGCGGCCGACCACGCCGGCATCGCCGACCGCGTCCGCGTCGTGCGCACCGGCTGCCACGGCCTGTGCGAGCGCGGCCCGATCGTCATCGTGGGCGAGAACGACGTGTTCTACCCGCTCGTTACCGAGGAGATGGCGACCGCGATCATCGAGCACGTCGCCGCGACCGGCGAGCTGGTCGTCGACGGATTCCTCTTCCGCTCGCCCGAGACCGGCGAGCCCATCACGGCCTACGCCGACGTGCCGTTCAACGCCGCCCAGCATCGCCTGGTGCTGGGCCGGTGCGGACACGTCGATCCCGAGGACATCGACGACGCGCTCGCACTCGGCGCGTACGAGGGCCTGAAGCGCGTGCTCGCAACCTTCGAGCCCGACGCGCTCGTGGAGGAGATGAAGGCCTCGGGCCTGCGCGGCCGCGGCGGCGCGGGCTTCCTCACCGGCCAGAAGTGGCTGTTCACGCGCGCGGCGCCGGGAGAGGTCAAGTACGTCATCTGCAACGCCGATGAGGGCGACCCCGGCGCGTTCATGGACCGCAGCGTCATCGAGGGCGACCCGCACAGCGTGCTCGAGGGCATGGCCGTGGCGGCCTACGCGATCGGCGCCCACGAGGGCTACGTGTACGTGCGTGCCGAGTACCCGCTCGCGGTCCGGCGCCTGCGCCGCGCCATCGAGTCTGCGCGCGAGCGCGGGTTCCTGGGCGAAGACATCCTCGGCAGCGGGTTCGGCTTCGACGTGCGGATCAAGGAGGGCGCGGGGGCGTTCGTGTGCGGCGAGGAGACCGCGCTCATGGCCTCGATCGCGGGCGACCGCGGCATGCCGCGCGTGCGCCCGCCGTTCCCCGCCACCAGCGGGCTGTGGGGCAAGCCGACCTGCATCAACAACGTCGAGACGCTCGCCAACGTCTCCTGGATCGCCATGCACGGCGCTGAGGAGTACGCCGCACTCGGCACGAGCGACAGCCGCGGGACGAAGGTCTTCGCGCTCACCGGCAAGGTGCGCTACTCCGGCCTTGTCGAGGTGCCCATGGGCATGACCGTGCGCGAGCTGGTCTTCGACATCGGCGGCGGCGGGCAGGAGGGCTGCACGGTCAAGGCGGTCCAGATCGGCGGGCCGTCCGGCGGGTGCCTGCCCGTCGAGTTGTTCGACACGCCGATCGAGTACGGCGCGCTGGCTTCGGTGGGCGCCATCGTGGGCTCGGGCGGCATGGTCGTGGTCGACGAGCACACGTGCATGGTGGACTTCGCCCGCTACTTCCTCTCGTTCACGCAGGACGAGAGTTGCGGCAAGTGCGTGCCGTGCCGCATCGGCACCAAGCGCATGCTCGAGCTCGTCACTCGGATCACCGAGGGGCGCGGCGCCGACGGCGACATCGAGAAGCTCGAGCGCCTCGCGCGCGACGTGCAACGCGCGTCGCTGTGCGCCCTCGGAGGAACGGCGCCCAACCCGGTGCTGACCACCATCCGCTACTTCCGCGAGGAGTACGAGGAGCACATCCGCGAGAAGCGCTGCCGCGCGGGAAGCTGCAAGGAGCTGTCCCGCTACGTCATCGACGCCGAGCTGTGCAAGGGCTGTGCGGTGTGCAAGAAGCACTGCCCGGTCGGCGCCATCTGGGGCAAGGTCAAGGAACCCCACGACATCAGCCAGGACCGCTGCATCAAGTGCGGCGCCTGCGCCGAGCACTGCCCGTTCGACGCGATCAGCAAGGTCTAG
- the nuoE gene encoding NADH-quinone oxidoreductase subunit NuoE: MLARHAQDPGALIAVLQDVQKAFGYLPREALREIAAARRTPLSHVYGVATFYSQFHLRPRGRRIVRICHGTACHVRGAPEVTHIITEELGAKIGETTEDRAFTLESVACVGCCGLAPVMLVDDDTYGMLDISEARRIAMRLRDEAAIARGEVPPSAESAVETTGDDAPAEEPAP; the protein is encoded by the coding sequence ATCCTCGCGCGCCATGCGCAGGACCCCGGCGCGTTGATCGCGGTCCTCCAAGACGTCCAGAAGGCGTTCGGCTACCTGCCGCGAGAGGCGCTGCGCGAGATCGCGGCGGCCCGCCGCACGCCGCTCTCCCACGTCTACGGTGTGGCCACGTTCTACTCGCAATTCCACCTGCGCCCGCGTGGGAGGCGCATCGTGCGCATCTGCCACGGCACCGCCTGCCACGTACGCGGCGCGCCCGAGGTCACGCACATCATCACCGAGGAGCTCGGCGCCAAGATCGGCGAGACGACGGAGGACAGGGCGTTCACGCTCGAGTCGGTGGCGTGCGTGGGCTGCTGCGGCTTGGCACCGGTCATGCTCGTCGACGACGACACCTACGGGATGCTCGACATCTCCGAGGCCCGCCGCATCGCGATGCGCCTGCGCGACGAGGCTGCCATCGCCCGCGGCGAGGTACCGCCCTCCGCCGAGAGCGCCGTCGAGACCACCGGCGACGATGCCCCCGCCGAGGAGCCCGCGCCGTGA
- a CDS encoding carbon monoxide dehydrogenase — MKIAISGKGGVGKTTLSSGLARLWADEGRHVVAIDADPDANLAVALGADAATDAACVPLSHWDDLIEERTGARPGTGGMFRLNPDVSDVVETCGMEIDGVTLLKMGTVERGGTGCMCSEGTFLKAFMHHLLVQRDDVAILDMEAGIEHLGRGTADSVDVFVVVVEPGSRSVQTAETVRALAADIGVRDVVAVGNKVRGEADVAYLRDALGDVPLVGTLPESEGVRAADREGTSPYGTDETFTQALRAIARALEDRIRDH; from the coding sequence GTGAAGATCGCCATCTCCGGCAAGGGTGGCGTGGGCAAGACGACGCTGTCTTCCGGTCTCGCTCGGCTGTGGGCCGATGAGGGCCGCCATGTCGTGGCCATCGACGCCGACCCGGACGCGAACCTCGCCGTGGCGCTCGGCGCCGACGCCGCCACCGACGCGGCGTGCGTCCCGCTCTCGCACTGGGACGACCTCATCGAGGAGCGCACCGGCGCACGCCCCGGCACCGGCGGTATGTTCAGGCTGAACCCCGACGTCTCCGACGTCGTCGAGACCTGCGGCATGGAGATCGATGGCGTGACGCTGCTCAAGATGGGGACGGTGGAGCGCGGCGGGACGGGCTGCATGTGCTCCGAGGGGACCTTCCTCAAGGCCTTCATGCACCACTTGCTGGTGCAGCGCGACGATGTCGCGATCCTCGACATGGAGGCCGGCATCGAGCACCTCGGCCGAGGCACGGCGGACTCTGTCGACGTGTTCGTCGTGGTCGTCGAGCCGGGCAGCCGCAGCGTGCAGACCGCCGAGACCGTCCGCGCGTTGGCCGCCGACATCGGAGTGCGCGACGTCGTCGCCGTCGGCAACAAGGTGCGCGGGGAGGCCGACGTCGCCTACCTGCGCGACGCGCTCGGCGACGTGCCGCTCGTAGGTACCCTGCCCGAGAGCGAGGGCGTGCGCGCCGCCGACCGCGAGGGCACGAGCCCGTACGGGACCGACGAGACGTTCACCCAGGCGCTGCGTGCGATCGCGCGCGCCCTCGAGGACCGCATCCGCGACCACTGA
- the cdhC gene encoding CO dehydrogenase/CO-methylating acetyl-CoA synthase complex subunit beta codes for MSKIIASAAIRGAHSIFAKTEAKLARAKESFGADAAVEFPNTGYYLPVIYGLTGEKVSKLSDMDTVLGYAKDLLPEVPTEKLWLPYLGTTLDAGIATLLAEECHEALGYLDNDPPPVTDLWLGAADDVIMRAKGVEFVDGSAPGFAAVVGAAPDSATAVRLAREMQEKMLYVFIAGNDGTTSFGEQLESEGIQLGWDTRLVPFGREVYSQIYSVGFATRAAMAFGGVQPGDYERILAYNKSRVFAFVLALGEVSDEWYATAAGAISYGFPTIATADIPQILPTGVCTYEHVVSNIGCDELVQKAIEVRGLKIKVLDIPIPVSYGPAFEGERVRKEDTFAEAGGQKSTAFEFVRTLDAAEVTDGRIEVVGPELADLQEGATVPLGIVVDVAGRKMQSDFEPVIERQLHHLMNFAEGVLHMGQRDLIWLRISKAAKDKGFKLEHIGEILHAKLLDEFEAIIDKVQVTIYTDQAEVEKWEEVARKAYAERDERMAGLTDETADVFYSCTLCQSFAPSHICVVTPERLGLCGAYNWLDAKASNELNPTGPNQPIAKGALLDERTGTWSGVNAFIAEKSGGAVQTMSCYSLLTDPMTSCGCFMCVIAIMPMCNGVMIVNREYAGMTPSGMKFSTLAGTIGGGVQVPGFMGIGRGYIASRKFLSAEGGLSRVVWMPKELKEGMRASLAPRLEEMGDPGFLDKVADEAVGETEEAVLEFITANGHPALTMDPLF; via the coding sequence GTGTCTAAGATCATCGCTTCCGCGGCGATCCGCGGCGCGCACAGCATCTTCGCCAAGACCGAGGCCAAGCTCGCCCGTGCCAAGGAGAGCTTCGGCGCCGACGCTGCCGTCGAGTTCCCGAACACCGGCTACTACCTGCCGGTCATCTACGGCCTCACCGGTGAGAAGGTCTCCAAGCTCTCGGACATGGACACGGTACTCGGCTACGCGAAGGACCTGCTCCCCGAGGTGCCGACCGAGAAGCTGTGGCTCCCCTACCTCGGCACGACGCTGGACGCAGGTATAGCGACCCTGCTCGCCGAGGAGTGCCACGAGGCGCTGGGCTACCTCGACAACGACCCGCCCCCCGTGACCGACCTGTGGCTCGGCGCCGCCGACGACGTGATCATGCGCGCCAAGGGCGTCGAGTTCGTCGACGGCTCGGCGCCGGGCTTCGCCGCCGTCGTCGGCGCCGCGCCCGACAGCGCGACCGCGGTCCGCCTCGCCCGCGAGATGCAGGAGAAGATGCTCTACGTCTTCATCGCGGGCAACGACGGCACGACTTCCTTCGGCGAGCAGCTCGAGTCCGAGGGCATCCAGCTCGGCTGGGACACGCGGCTCGTGCCGTTCGGCCGCGAGGTCTACAGCCAGATCTACTCGGTCGGCTTCGCCACGCGCGCCGCGATGGCGTTCGGTGGCGTCCAGCCGGGCGACTACGAGCGCATCCTCGCCTACAACAAGAGCCGCGTCTTCGCGTTCGTGCTCGCGCTCGGCGAGGTCTCCGACGAGTGGTACGCCACCGCGGCCGGCGCCATCTCCTACGGCTTCCCCACCATCGCAACCGCCGACATCCCGCAGATCCTGCCCACCGGCGTGTGCACCTACGAGCACGTGGTATCCAACATCGGGTGCGACGAGCTCGTGCAGAAGGCCATCGAGGTGCGCGGCCTGAAGATCAAGGTCCTCGACATCCCGATCCCGGTCTCCTACGGTCCCGCCTTCGAGGGCGAGCGCGTCCGCAAGGAAGACACCTTCGCCGAGGCGGGCGGCCAGAAGTCGACCGCGTTCGAGTTCGTGCGCACGCTCGACGCCGCGGAGGTCACAGACGGGAGGATCGAGGTCGTCGGACCCGAGCTCGCCGACCTCCAGGAAGGTGCGACGGTGCCGCTCGGCATCGTCGTCGACGTGGCCGGCCGCAAGATGCAGTCCGACTTCGAGCCGGTCATCGAGCGGCAGCTCCACCACCTCATGAACTTCGCGGAGGGCGTGCTCCACATGGGCCAGCGCGACCTCATCTGGCTGCGCATCAGCAAGGCCGCCAAGGACAAGGGCTTCAAGCTCGAGCACATCGGCGAGATCCTGCACGCCAAGCTGCTCGACGAGTTCGAGGCGATCATCGACAAGGTCCAGGTCACCATCTACACCGACCAGGCCGAGGTCGAGAAGTGGGAGGAGGTCGCGCGGAAGGCCTACGCCGAGCGCGACGAGCGCATGGCGGGGCTGACCGACGAGACCGCCGACGTCTTCTACTCATGCACCTTGTGCCAGAGCTTCGCGCCGAGCCACATCTGCGTGGTCACGCCGGAGCGGCTCGGCCTGTGCGGCGCGTACAACTGGCTCGACGCCAAGGCGTCCAACGAGCTGAACCCCACCGGCCCCAACCAGCCGATCGCCAAGGGCGCGCTGCTCGACGAGCGCACCGGGACCTGGTCGGGTGTCAACGCGTTCATCGCCGAGAAGTCCGGCGGAGCGGTGCAGACGATGAGTTGCTACTCGCTGCTCACCGACCCGATGACCTCGTGCGGCTGCTTCATGTGCGTCATCGCCATCATGCCGATGTGCAACGGCGTCATGATCGTGAACCGCGAGTACGCCGGCATGACGCCCTCGGGAATGAAGTTCTCCACGCTCGCCGGCACCATCGGCGGCGGCGTCCAGGTCCCCGGCTTCATGGGCATCGGCCGCGGATACATCGCGAGCCGGAAGTTCCTGTCGGCCGAAGGCGGCCTCTCGCGGGTCGTGTGGATGCCGAAGGAGCTCAAGGAGGGCATGCGCGCCTCGCTCGCACCGCGCCTCGAGGAGATGGGCGACCCCGGTTTCCTCGACAAGGTCGCCGACGAGGCCGTCGGCGAGACCGAGGAGGCCGTACTCGAGTTCATCACTGCCAACGGGCATCCTGCCCTGACCATGGACCCCTTGTTCTGA
- a CDS encoding CBS domain-containing protein, which yields MKVRDLMTPRVVSISGDATVAEAAAKMRDQKVGSVLVTEDDKLIGMVTDRQITHTAVADGRDPKQVEVREVMFDEFVPLEPDMELSVAVKMQRELAVRRLPVVENGVPVGILSVSDIAAFAKELIDCVLVEGEVRQKRARGWE from the coding sequence ATGAAGGTGCGTGACCTGATGACGCCGAGGGTGGTCTCGATCTCAGGCGATGCGACGGTCGCCGAGGCGGCGGCCAAGATGCGCGACCAGAAGGTCGGATCCGTGCTGGTCACCGAGGATGACAAGCTGATCGGGATGGTGACGGACCGCCAGATCACCCACACCGCCGTGGCCGACGGGCGCGATCCCAAGCAGGTCGAGGTGCGCGAGGTGATGTTCGACGAGTTCGTGCCGCTCGAGCCGGACATGGAGCTCAGCGTCGCTGTGAAGATGCAGCGCGAGCTCGCGGTGCGGCGCCTGCCGGTGGTGGAGAACGGCGTGCCGGTGGGCATCCTGTCGGTCTCAGACATCGCGGCGTTCGCCAAGGAGCTCATCGACTGCGTGCTGGTCGAGGGCGAGGTGCGCCAGAAGCGCGCCCGGGGCTGGGAGTAG
- a CDS encoding dihydropteroate synthase DHPS gives MLVIGEKVNIMSKTIGTAMRERDAGPVREMAVRQVEGGADVLDVNLGPATKGGPEMMEWVVGVVQEAVPDTRLCLDTMNPEAMESGLKVCTLQPIINSTSAERARLETFLPMAKTYEAEIIGLCMTEKGVSRDASERVESASVIMMALMEYDIPLDRLYLDPLLLPVAVAQQQAMEATEAIAMFKHLNDPPLKSVVGLSNIYNGCPEHVKSPLAAALLALLLPAGLDAAIMDPNDDLQMGVARTAPEALALDETVEKSLAVLRNETLYCDSYLD, from the coding sequence ATGCTGGTCATCGGTGAGAAAGTCAACATCATGAGCAAGACCATCGGCACCGCGATGCGCGAACGCGACGCCGGGCCCGTGCGGGAGATGGCCGTCCGGCAGGTCGAGGGCGGCGCCGACGTGCTCGACGTCAACCTCGGCCCGGCCACCAAGGGTGGCCCCGAGATGATGGAGTGGGTCGTCGGGGTCGTGCAGGAGGCCGTACCCGACACCCGGTTGTGCCTCGACACCATGAATCCGGAGGCGATGGAGTCGGGTCTGAAGGTCTGCACGCTCCAGCCGATCATCAACTCGACCTCCGCCGAGCGCGCGCGTCTCGAGACGTTCCTCCCGATGGCCAAGACATACGAGGCCGAGATCATCGGCCTGTGCATGACCGAGAAGGGCGTCTCGCGCGACGCTTCCGAGCGCGTCGAGTCCGCGAGTGTGATCATGATGGCGCTCATGGAGTACGACATCCCGCTGGACCGGCTCTACCTCGACCCGCTGCTGTTGCCGGTCGCGGTGGCGCAGCAGCAGGCCATGGAAGCCACCGAGGCGATCGCGATGTTCAAGCACCTCAACGACCCGCCCTTGAAGAGCGTTGTCGGCCTTTCCAACATCTACAATGGGTGCCCGGAGCACGTGAAGTCGCCGCTGGCCGCCGCGCTGCTCGCGCTGCTGCTGCCCGCCGGCCTCGACGCGGCCATCATGGACCCGAACGACGACCTGCAGATGGGTGTGGCGCGCACGGCTCCGGAGGCGCTGGCCCTGGACGAGACCGTCGAGAAGTCCCTGGCGGTCCTGCGCAACGAGACCCTCTACTGCGACTCCTACCTCGACTAG
- a CDS encoding 2Fe-2S iron-sulfur cluster binding domain-containing protein gives MAETTTPAGAITLTVDGREVSARAGMTVLEVCREEGIDIPTLCHDPRLEPYGGCRLCLVKVEGMRGFPTACTTAAADGMVVTTSDDEIEELRRSVVELIISDHELRCLSCDSAGACALQDIAYRYGIEESPYAGERHRVWEGADDDLLIERDYTKCISCGRCVRICHEVQGCDVYGYTDRGFEAIPNTPYAASLLHAGCEFCGQCVSTCPVGALTDKRSRYQGRTWESSVTYSTCGFCGVGCTIGYRVKDGHVIGAEAPLDRGVNRGNTCAKGRYGWSFVHSPERLTTPLVRRDGELKPATWDEALAEVAAGLAHARDGHGADAVAGLASAKCTNEENYLFQKLMRAVIGTHNVDHCARL, from the coding sequence GTGGCTGAGACCACGACACCTGCGGGTGCGATCACGCTGACCGTCGACGGCCGCGAGGTCTCGGCGCGCGCCGGGATGACCGTGCTCGAGGTCTGCCGGGAGGAGGGCATCGACATCCCGACCTTGTGCCACGACCCGCGCCTCGAGCCGTACGGCGGATGCCGCCTGTGCTTGGTCAAGGTCGAGGGGATGCGCGGCTTCCCCACCGCGTGCACCACCGCGGCGGCCGACGGGATGGTCGTCACCACCTCGGATGATGAGATAGAGGAACTGCGGCGCTCGGTGGTGGAGCTCATCATCTCCGACCACGAGCTGCGCTGCCTCTCGTGCGACTCGGCGGGCGCCTGCGCGCTGCAGGACATCGCGTACCGCTACGGCATCGAGGAATCGCCGTATGCGGGCGAGCGCCACCGCGTCTGGGAGGGCGCCGACGACGACCTGCTGATCGAGCGCGACTACACCAAGTGCATCTCCTGCGGGCGCTGCGTGCGCATCTGCCACGAGGTGCAGGGTTGCGACGTGTACGGCTACACCGACCGCGGCTTCGAGGCGATCCCGAACACCCCGTACGCCGCCTCGCTGCTGCATGCCGGCTGCGAGTTCTGCGGGCAGTGCGTCTCCACCTGTCCGGTGGGCGCTCTGACCGACAAGAGGAGCCGCTACCAGGGCCGCACGTGGGAGTCGAGCGTCACCTACTCCACCTGCGGCTTCTGCGGCGTGGGCTGCACGATCGGCTACCGCGTCAAGGACGGTCACGTGATCGGCGCCGAGGCGCCGCTGGACCGCGGCGTCAATCGCGGCAACACCTGCGCGAAGGGCCGCTACGGCTGGAGCTTCGTGCACTCGCCCGAGCGCCTGACCACGCCGCTCGTGCGTCGCGACGGCGAGCTGAAGCCCGCCACGTGGGACGAGGCGCTCGCCGAGGTCGCGGCCGGCCTCGCCCACGCGCGCGACGGGCACGGCGCGGATGCGGTGGCCGGGCTGGCCAGCGCCAAGTGCACGAACGAGGAGAACTACCTGTTCCAGAAGCTCATGCGGGCGGTGATCGGCACGCACAACGTCGACCACTGCGCCCGTCTTTGA
- a CDS encoding 5,10-methylenetetrahydrofolate reductase — MSLSDAFGSGRFVVTSEVGPPKGTDVAEMLATAEMLRAHVDALNVTDNQAAVMRLCTLSACAHLATAGHEVVYQVTCRDRNRLALQSDLLGAASFGITNVLALTGDHTRVGDHPGAKAVFDLESVQLLRVIQTLNAGADMADKALHGTPGFFAGAVVTPDSVPLAPQLARFEKKVAAGARYFQTQAVYDLASFERFMEVARRFDVKVLAGIVVLRSARMASFMNANLPGITVPERIVAELAASEDAAATGVEIAARFIRGARDMCDGVHIMAIGAEHLAPRVLAEAGLARKVPA; from the coding sequence ATGAGCCTGAGCGACGCCTTCGGCAGCGGCCGGTTCGTCGTCACGTCGGAGGTCGGGCCACCGAAGGGCACCGACGTGGCTGAGATGCTCGCGACCGCCGAGATGCTGCGCGCGCACGTGGACGCGTTGAACGTCACCGACAACCAGGCAGCGGTCATGCGCCTGTGCACGCTGTCCGCGTGTGCGCACCTCGCCACGGCCGGCCACGAGGTCGTCTACCAGGTCACCTGCCGGGACCGCAACCGCCTCGCGCTCCAGTCCGACCTGCTCGGTGCGGCCTCGTTCGGCATCACCAACGTGCTCGCACTGACCGGCGACCACACGCGTGTGGGTGACCACCCGGGCGCCAAAGCGGTCTTCGACCTCGAGTCCGTGCAGCTGCTCCGGGTCATCCAGACGCTGAACGCGGGCGCCGACATGGCGGACAAGGCGTTGCACGGTACGCCGGGGTTCTTCGCCGGGGCCGTGGTGACCCCGGACTCCGTCCCGCTCGCCCCGCAGCTCGCCAGATTCGAGAAGAAGGTCGCCGCGGGGGCCCGCTACTTCCAGACGCAGGCGGTCTACGACCTCGCGTCGTTCGAGCGGTTCATGGAGGTCGCGCGCCGCTTCGATGTCAAGGTGCTCGCCGGCATCGTCGTGCTGCGCTCAGCTCGCATGGCGTCGTTCATGAACGCCAACCTCCCTGGCATCACCGTGCCCGAGCGGATCGTCGCCGAGCTCGCCGCCTCCGAGGACGCGGCGGCCACCGGCGTCGAGATCGCCGCGCGCTTCATCCGCGGTGCGCGCGACATGTGCGACGGCGTGCACATCATGGCCATCGGCGCCGAGCACCTCGCGCCCCGCGTGCTGGCCGAGGCCGGCCTTGCCCGAAAGGTGCCCGCGTGA